The DNA region TCTCGACTATGGAGCTTATCCCCCACAGTCCGACTCCCAGCCATCCACTCAGGGCATTCGGAGTTTGACTGGACTCGGCAGCGGATCCCCGCCCCTCGCCCAACCAGTGCTCTACCTCCCTGAGCTTCTTCGGCTGAGGCTAGCCCTAAAGCTATTTCGGGGAGAACCAGCTATCTCCAGGCTCGATTAGCTTTTCACTCCTACCCACAGCTCATCCCATAGCTTTTCACTGCTAACGGGTTCGGACCTCCACGGGGGGTTAACCCCGCTTCATCCTGGCCATGGGTAGCTCGCCTGGTTTCGGGTCTGATGCGTGTGACTTAGCGCCCTATTCAGGCTCGCTTTCACTTCGGCTCCGGGACTCCACTCCCTTAACCTCGCCACACGCATCAACTCGCCGGCTCATTCTTCAACAGGCACGCAGTCGAGCCAGCTCAAAGAAGGTGTTTAACCTCCTTTGAGCATCGCTCTCCTACTCCTTGTGGACGTACGGTTTCAGGTTCTATTTCACTCCCCTCTCCGGGGTTCTTTTCACCTTTCCCTCACGGTACTATGCGCTATCGGTCACCAAGGGTATTTAGCCTTAGGCGGTGGTCCGCCCAGATTCGCGCAGGATTCCCCGTGTCCCACGCTACTCGGGAGTAAGGTCCATAGGCTTAGTACACATTTCGCCTACGGGGCTCTCACCCTCTCTGGCTGGCCTTCCCAGACCATTCGGCTATGTGTACATCGCCTACGGGAAAGTCGCGGCTTTCCCCGACCTTATCCCTCTACCCCTGTGTGGCAACGCCCGCGAGCTTCTACACCACACAGGTTTAGGCTCTTCCCCTTTCGCTCACCACTACTCAGGGAATCGAATTTCTCTTTCTTTTCCTCAGGGTACTAAGATGTTTCAGTTCCCCTGGTTCCCCTCCCTAAGAGTTTCCCCTTAGGGATACTCCGGCATTACCCGGAGTGGGTTTCCCCATTCGGATACCCCCGGATCACAGCTTGCTCGCAGCTCCCCGGGGCGTTTCGCCGCCTGCCGCGTCCTTCTTCGGCCCTTGGTGCCTAGGCATCCACCGTACGCCCTTTCTACTTTGACGCCCGGCTGATTACTGTATCATCCCTCTTGGATCTCTTTCCCCTTATCTTTAATTTTCTAAGGTGCAAATGGTGGAGCTGACCGGACTTGAACCGGTGACCCCCTGCGTGCAAAGCAGGTGCTCTCCCAACTGAGCTACAGCCCCACCCTTTACTTTCAAAAATTAATTGGTGGGCCCTCCTGGACTCGAACCAGGGACCTCACCCTTATCAGGGGTGCGCTCTAACCACCTGAGCTAAGAGCCCATCTCTTAAAATTCAGGGAGGAGAGGAAGAAGGGAGAAGAAAGGAAAGCTCCTATCTCTCTCCGTAAGAAAGGAGGTGATCCAGCCGCACCTTCCGGTACGGCTACCTTGTTACGACTTCACCCCAATCATCCGCCCCACCTTCGGCAGGCTCTTCGCCTGACTTCGGGTGTTGCGGACTCTCGTGGTGTGACGGGCGGTGTGTACAAGGCCCGAGAACGTATTCACCGCAGCGTGGCTGATCTGCGGTTACTAGCGATTCCGCCTTCACGCAGGCGAGTTGCAGCCTGCGATCTGAACTGGGGGTGGCTTTAGGGATTCGCTCCGCCTCGCGGCTTCGCTCCCCTCTGTACCACCCATTGTAGCGCGTGTGTAGCCCAGGGCATAAGGGGCATACTGACTTGACGTCATCCCCACCTTCCTCCGGCTCTTCGCCGGCAGTCCCCTTAGAGTGCCCGGCTTTACCCGCTGGCAACTAAGGGCAGGGGTTGCGCTCGTTGCGGGACTTAACCCAACATCTCACGACACGAGCTGACGACAGCCATGCACCACCTGTGCAGACTCCAAATAGGAGAAACCTCCTATTTGGCACTCACCCTTTCGGGTGAGCTTACAGCCTGCATGTCAAGCCCTGGTAAGGTTCTTCGCTTAGCATCGAATTAAACCACGCGCTCCACCGCTTGTGCGGGCCCCCGTCAATTCCTTTGAGTTTTAGCCTTGCGGCCGTACTCCCCAGGCGGGGCACTTATCGCGTTAGCTGCAGCACGGAGAGTCTAACTCCCCACACCTAGTGCCCATCGTTTACGGCTAGGACTACCGGGGTATCTAATCCCGTTCGCTCCCCTAGCTTTCGCGCCTCAGCGTCAGGGACAGTCCAGAGAGCCGCCTTCGCCACCGGCGTTCCTTCCGATATCTACGCATTTCACCGCTACACCGGAAGTTCCGCTCTCCTCTCCTGCCCTCTAGCTTAGCAGTATCAGATGTCCTCCCCGAGTTGAGCCCGGGGCTTCCACATCTGACTTGCTAAGCCGCCTACACGCCCTTTACGCCCAGTAAATCCGGACAACGCTCGCCCCCTACGTCTTACCGCGGCTGCTGGCACGTAGTTAGCCGGGGCTTTTTCCTCGGGTACCGTCATGCCTTCTTCCCCGAGAAAAGAGGTTTACACCCCGAAGGGCTTCTTCCCTCACGCGGCGTCGCTCCGTCAGGGTTTCCCCCATTGCGGAAGATTCCCGGCTGCTGCCTCCCGTAGGAGTCTGGGCCGTGTCTCAGTCCCAGTGTGGCCGACCACCCTCTCAGGCCGGCTACCCGTCTTAGCCTTGGTGGGCCTTTACCCCACCAACTAGCTGATAGGCCGCAGGCCCATCCCAGAGCAGCATAGAGGGTTACCCCTCTATACCCTTTCCTTACCTGAGCATCTCGCTCGGTAAGTATATGGGGGTTTAGCACCCCTTTCGAGGTGTTATCCCCCTCTCTGGGGTAGGTTACCTACGTGTTACTCACCCGTGCGCCGCTCTCACTCCTATCGGCTTTAACCAATAGGAGCTACCGCTCGACTTGCATGCCTTAGGCACGCCGCCAGCGTTCGTCCTGAGCCAGGATCAAACCCTCCATCCGGTTATAATAACTATAACCTTCCTCCTCGGAAGGTTTAATCCTCGCTCTTTTCTCTCGACCGCTTCCCTTTCCTCTTTCTCCTTCTTCCTTCTCTCTCCCTTTGTCTAAGGTTCAGCCGCCCCTTTCCATCGGGCGCTTTAAATTCTACCACATCCCCCTCTAACTTTGCAAGAGGGTATTGGGATCTTTTTTTAATATAAATACAAATTTTTAAAACCCAGATTCTTAGCTATGCTAATAGCTTCTTGATATTCTTTATAATTTATAGTTCTGTTTATCTCAGGATATTTATAAGCCATATATAGAGGACGATATTGCTCCATTATGTTAATAAAAACTTCAGTAGATAATTCTTTTTTAATAAAAATCAACCATTCCCTTAACTCTGATATATGATTGGGCATTAAAAGATGTCTTATAATTAAACCCTTTAAGGCTATGTTTTCTTCGTTGAGAATTAAATTTCCAACTTGTCTATACATTTCCTTCAAAGCACTCTTAGTTACTTCAGGATAATCTTCTGCATTTGCAAATTTTTTAGCAGTCTCAGGATAATAAAACTTGATGTCTGGCATGTAAATATCAACTATTCCATCAAGTAATTTAAGCGTCTCTAAGCTCTCATAACCGCTTGTATTGTACACAATAGGAATTTTCAAACCAAATTCAATAGCTTTTAATAAGGCTTCTATTATTTGAGAAATAAAATGGGTGGGAGTAACTAAATTGATATTATGACATCCAAGATTTTGGAGATATATCATTATGTAAGCAAGGTCTTCTGTTGACATTTCCTCTCCCACTCCTAAATGACTTATAGTGTAATTCTGACAAAAAACACATCCTAAATTACAAAAGGTAAAAAATATGGTTCCAGAACCATTTTTACCCACCAAGATCTTTTCCTCACCAAAATGAGGAAAATAACTAGATATAACCGGTTTATAAGGTGCTTTGCAATATCCAAGTTCCCCCCTCTCTCTGTTTACCATACACTTTCTAGGACAAAGAGTACAATTTTTTAGTATTTCCTTTAGAAAGTTTACTCTTTTTTTGAGTTCTCCAGATTTGTAAAGAGTAATATATGAAGGTAACATACTTACAATGATTTTACAAATTCTCTTACTTTAAACTTCACTCCCAAATCTTTAGCTATTTTTTCGCACCTTTCAATGTCAACCGTAGGTAAGTTAACTACCGAAGCTGCTACATCTTTTATGTATATCTTTGAAAGCTTAATGAATTCAATTACTGCATTGTAAGCATCACTGAAAACAGGTCGGGATATTTTATCATACTTCTCTTTATCTTCTGCATTTAGACTTATGGAGATAGCATCTATGTAAGGGGCAATTTCAGGTAGAATATTTCTCTGATTAAAAACATTACCATGTCCATTCGTATCTATTCTTATAGGGAGATGAGGGAACATATCTTTTATAAACCTTGACACACTTTTTACAACCTCTACCCTAATAAGAGGTTCTCCAAACCCACAAAACACAACTTCTTTATAAGTCCTCAAATCTATCTTATTGAGGGATCCTATTATCTCTTTTGAAGACGGTTCTCTATCAAGTACTAACCTTTTGTTTCCAACCTGATCTGTAAAATTTTTGATACAAAATACGCATCGATTAGTACATCTATTTGTTATGTTTAGGTATAAGCTACTCCCTAAACAGTAGACAATTTCACTCATATTTCTTTCCCAAATAAATTTTTTAAATTTTCTCTAAACTTAATAGATAAATCTTCCAAGCTTACATTTTTCAATTCAGAAATTTTTTCAGCAATTTCAGGTAAATAAGCTGGTTCATTCATTTTTCCTCTACAAGACTGAGGCGGTAAATATGGAGCATCAGTCTCTATAACAATGTATTCAAGGGGAATTTTTTTCAAAACCTCTCTCAAATTTTTAGCGTTAGGATAGGTTATAGGACCAGAAAAACTAAATAAGAAATTCCATTCAGAAACGAGCTTAAAAGTTTCATAACTTCCACTATAGCTGTGCATTATTCCCCCTACTTCCCATACCTTCTCAGCTTTCATTAT from Dictyoglomus turgidum DSM 6724 includes:
- a CDS encoding radical SAM protein, translating into MGKNGSGTIFFTFCNLGCVFCQNYTISHLGVGEEMSTEDLAYIMIYLQNLGCHNINLVTPTHFISQIIEALLKAIEFGLKIPIVYNTSGYESLETLKLLDGIVDIYMPDIKFYYPETAKKFANAEDYPEVTKSALKEMYRQVGNLILNEENIALKGLIIRHLLMPNHISELREWLIFIKKELSTEVFINIMEQYRPLYMAYKYPEINRTINYKEYQEAISIAKNLGFKNLYLY
- a CDS encoding TatD family nuclease-associated radical SAM protein, with the protein product MSEIVYCLGSSLYLNITNRCTNRCVFCIKNFTDQVGNKRLVLDREPSSKEIIGSLNKIDLRTYKEVVFCGFGEPLIRVEVVKSVSRFIKDMFPHLPIRIDTNGHGNVFNQRNILPEIAPYIDAISISLNAEDKEKYDKISRPVFSDAYNAVIEFIKLSKIYIKDVAASVVNLPTVDIERCEKIAKDLGVKFKVREFVKSL